TTTCGGTTCGATCCGGTTGGATTCGCCTCGCGTGTTCTCTGTCGCTTTGCTCGGCTCGCCGCTGTGATCCGGGCCCGGGTCCATCGGTGGGTTTATAAATACCGTGCGGTGTGAGGACACGTCTTTACCCCTCGAGACCGGGACCGTTCGCCCCTTCTACCCGCCGAACAGTGGCTCCTGTTGACACACCGATTCGCCCCGAAGACCCAGTAAAATCCGCCGCATCCGGACGTCCGGTAGCGTGACGTTTAGTACGAACAACCTCGATGATTAGCTATGAGTGATTCAGAGGAGCCGACCCCTGGGTTCGGCAACCAACGCGTTCGGGAGATCTACCGCGACGGAATGTACGACGACGAGACGCCGGCGTATCCGGTCGCCTACGAGGACCTCCGTGAGGCCGCCTGGGAGAACATGGACGATGCGGCGCGGGCGTACGTCCACGGCGGCTCCGGAACCGAGGAGACGTTCGAACGGAACCGGGACTTTTCGGCGTACCGGATCATGCCGCGGATGCTGCGCGGCGTCGCGGACAGAAGCCTCTCGGTCGAGCTGTTCGGCAACACCCACGAATTTCCGTTGATGATCACCCCTCTCGGAGTGCAGTCGTTGCTGCACGACGAGGCGGAGTCGGCCACCGCCCGCGCGTGCGCCGAACTCGATATCCCGTACACACTGAGTTCGCTGTCCTCGACGCCGATGGAAGACGTCGCCGAAACCCTCGGCGACACCACGAAATGGTTCCAGTTCTACTGGAGCTCCGACCGTGCCGTCGCCCGGAGCTTTCTCGACCGGGCGGAGGCGTCCGGCTACGACGCAATCGTGCTCACGGTCGATGCGCCCACGCTCGGGTGGCGCGACCGACTGTTGGAACGGGGGTACTACCCGTTCCTCGAGGGCGAGGGCGTCGCGAACTACTTTTCGGACCCGGCGTTTCGGGACTCGCTCGAGGCCCCGCCGGAGGCGGACCCGGAAGCGGCCGTCGATCGGTTCCTCGAAATCTTCGGGGACGAGTCGCTCACGTGGGCGGATCTGAGCTTCCTGCGGGAGAACACGGACCTCCCGATCGTACTCAAGGGTGTGCTCCACCCCGAGGACGCGCGGTTGGCGCTCCAGCATGGCGCTGATGCGGTGCAGGTCTCGACTCACGGCGGGCGACAGGTCGACGGATCGATCAGCGCCGTCGAGGCGCTCCCGGCTGTCGCCGAGGCCGTCGGTGACGAGGTGCCGGTGCTCTTCGATAGCGGCGTTCGACGGGGATCGGACGCGTTCAAAGCGCTCGGCCTCGGGGCCGACACCGTCATGCTCGGTCGACCCTTCGCCTACGGCCTCGCGATGGCCGGGCAAGACGGTGTCGAGTGGGTGCTCGAAAACACGCTCTCCGAACTCGATCTGACGATGGGGCTTGCGGGGTACGACGACGTCACTGACGTCGGCCGCGAGGCGCTCAAACACGAGCAGGAGCTTTGAGGATTTCCCGGGGCCGAACTCGGCGCCGTCGTCGACTCCCCTCGTCGACTCCCGCCGTCGGCCTCGACGACCCGCGTCAGGGCACCAGTCGCTCGATCTCCGTCACGAGGATGTCGCTCGCCCCGGCGGTCTTCAGTTCGGGGATCACCTCGAAAACCTCCCGCTCGTCGACGACGACGTGGACGGCGAGTTTTTCTTCGCCGGCGATGTCCATCACTGTCGGCCCGCCCATGCCGGGGATCCGGTCTTTGACGTCCTCGAGGGCACCCTCGGGGACGTTCATCATCACGTAGCGCTTGCCGTCGGCGTCGAGCACCGACCGAAACGCCGTCTTGATCTGGTCGATCTTCGGATCGTCGGCCACGGCCGGGTCGGCGAAGAGCCGGACCGAGGACTCGAGGACGTCGTCCACTACCGAGAGGCGGTTCATCCGCAGAGTCGTCCCGGTCGAGGTGATGTCGACGATGGCGTCGGCGATGTCGACGTGCGGTGTCAGTTCGGTCGCGCCCGAGACCTCGACGATGTCGGGCGAGACGCCGACGCCCTCGAAGTACCGGCGGGTGATCCGTGGGAACTCGGTCGCGACGGTGCCGCCGGAGAGCTCCTCGGGGGCGCTGACGCCGCCTTCCTCTGGCGAGGCGAGCACGAGCCGGCAGGTCCCGAACTCGAGATCGAGCAAGTCGACGAGGTCGACCTCGGATTCGCGGGCCTGATCGAGACCGGTGATCCCCAGCGCCGCCGCCCCGTCGGAGACGTACTCGGGAATGTCGGCCGCGCGGGCGAACAGCACCGAGACGTCGGGGTCGACGGTGTCCGCATAGAGCTTCCGGTCGGCACCGTCCTGTACGTGGAGGCCGGCGCGTTCGAGCAGTCCGAGCGCCGGCTCGTGGAGACGGCCCTTGTTGGGTACGGCGATGCGCATACCGCCGCTTGTGGGGGGCGGGTCTTTTTGTTGTCGGAGAGCGTCTTCGCGGGGGACGACGCCTGCGGACCCGGTGTTTCCCGGACGGAGACGAACGCCCCGGGACGGCCCGGGGCGGCGATACGGCGACCGAGTCGACCCGAACGGTATTTACTCCGGGACGGCATGGCTCCCACGACGCGGTTCGACAGACCGCGCGGAGCCGACCGATGATCGACGACGACCGCCGGGATGCGAACCGCATCCTCTCGGCCGCGCTGGACGACCCGAAGACGGTCTCGAAGACGGAACTCGACCGCGCGGTCGGGTTGCTGGACAGCGACGCGGAACGCGTCCGACTCGGCGCGGCGTGGGGGTTCGGCCTCGTCGCCGAGACCGCCCCGGAGAAGGCCGTCCCGTACGTCTCTCAGATCGCGGCGGCGGTCGACGCGTCCGACCCCCACGCCGCGGCCGCCCGGGCGCTCGCGTACGTCGCCCAATCGAACCCCGAGGCGGTCGAGCGCGAGCTCCGGACGCTCGAGGAGTCCGCGGCGAGGCGGTGTCGCAAGGCGATGTGGGGGCAGTTCGCCGACCGGACAGTCGTCGAGGTGCCGGACGGACGCGACGGACCGGACGGTGCATCGACGGGGCGCTCAGACGGCGACCGCTGGGGGTGGGTCGGCGGCGGAAGCACGACCGCTTACGACACCGACGACGGGGGCGACCGTCGCGGGCCGCCGACGGATCGGCCGGTCGATCCCCCGGCCGTCGACCACGAGTACGACCGCTACACGCCGATCGAGACGATCCACCGGGGACCGACCGCCCGGACGTTCAAAGTCGTCTATCACACCCCTGGTGGCGACATCCATCCGGGGTTGTTCAAGACGTTCGACCCGCCCGGGGAGAGCTTTCGGCCGGCGTTCGACCGGCGCATCGGGATGTGGGACTCGGTCGACGGCCACGACGCGATCTTACCGGTGCTCGGCTGGGGGACGACGCCGGATCCGTGGGTCGTGACGGCCTGCGAGCCGACGACGGGCGTCGCGGCGCTCGGCGAGGAACGCCGGCTCGCGGCCGCGGTCTGGACGCTCCGGACGGTCGCCGACGCGCTCCGGTTCGCCCACGAGCGTGGCGTGATCCACGGCGCGTTGGTTCCGGGAGCGGTCGTTAGGTCCTCGATTCTCACCGAACCCGGGGCGTGGCGCTACCCACGGGTAACCGACTGGGGCTACGTCGGTCTCCTCCGGGCCGGGCGTCCGCCCGAGTCGATCCCCGGTCGGTATCTCGCCCCCGAGCACGTCGAGCCGGAAACGTACGGGGCGGTCGACGGCGCGACCGACGTCTACGGGTTCGGCACTGTCGCTCTGGAGGCGCTGGCGGGCGACCGGGGGGACGTGGGCGACGGTCGAGCGCCCCGGAACGGCGAGGTCGCGCTCCCGGCCGACCTCGAGAGGCGGCTCCCGGACCTCGGGGGTTTTCTCCGTCGCTGTCTCGCCACCCGGAAGGCCGAGCGCTTCGGGACGGCGGCGGCGATGGCGGGCGCCTTCGACGCGGCGACGGAGGACCTCGATGGCTGACCCGGCCATCGCCGGTTCGGGCGTCCTCGCGCGGTTTCTGGCGTTCGTCGTCCTCCTCGTCGCCTGCGGGGTCGCCACTGTCTACGCCGCCTTGAGCGAGCGGGCCGGGACGCTGTCGGTCGGCATCTGGCGGTACGTCGTCATCGCGATGGGCGCCGGGATGGCATACGCCGTCGCCGGCGGGTACGAACTCCTGGGGGTGGCCACCGTCGCGGGGACGGCAGTGACGGCGATCAGGCAGGTCCTCCAGCTGTTTTTTATTATCCTGCTCTCGCTGTCGATGCGCGAGCTCTACTACCGGCTCCCGTACCGCGATCCGGGGTCGACGGCGATCCCGCACGGCCGGGCCCGGCTGCTCGAGGCGGCGTTCATGGGGATCGCCTTCGTCGAGTTCGTCGTCGTCATCGCCATCGGGCTGACGACCGCCGTCCGGGCGGTCCAGGCCGTCGCGAGCGTCGCCTTCGCGGCCTACGGCGTCTCCTTTGCCGCCGGGACGCGGGCGGAGGCGATGGCGGGCGGGACCGTCGTCGACGGCCTGCTGGTCCGGTTTATTTCGGTGTTGACCTGCCTCGGCGCTGCCGGGGTGCTGGAGGGGACCACGCTGCTCGGCGTGCCGCCGGCGCTCGCTGCGGGGGCGACCACGGTGTTCATCGTGATGTCCGCGACGTTTCTGTTGGCGCTGGGCGTTCGGCTCAAAGCCAACGTCGACGCGGTGTCGGGGGGGTCGTAGCTACCAGGCCTTGCAGTCCGCACAGACGAACCGGCCGTCGTCCCGCCACCGCCGCCGGACGGTCGCGCCGCAGGCGGCGCACTCGGCGCCGCCCGGAGTCCACCCGTACGCAGACTGCGCCGCATCGGGGCCGGGATCGGACTCCGAAGCCGTCCCCGGCGTCGCGTTCGCGGCATCGGTATCGCTGTCGGCCGCGTCCTCCGAGGCGGTCCGGTCGGCCGGTTCACTCCCGTCGGCCCCCTCGCGTTCGTCCCTGCCGGTCGACCCGTCCCCGTCGGCCGGATCGTCCCTGTCCGCGCGCTCCGAACTGCCGAGGAACTCCTCCAGCGAGGCGTCGTCCATACCGCGAGTAGGGGTGCCGCCCACTTCAACTGATGCGGTAGCGCGCCCGCATCGGCGCGCGATGAGTCGGCGCGAGACGGATACACACAAGTAGGAGGGGTGCAACACTTCGACATGGTCGAGATTCAGAGCGGTCTGCGGGAGAACACGGTTGGAGCGATCGAGCAGTTCGCCGAGATCGCGAGCGTCGACCCCCTCGTCGCGGCGATGTTGCTCAGCGGCGCACTCATCACCGGGCTCGCGGTCTCTATTTTCGGGGTCGCGACCCTGGGGGCCGTCGCCTCGTCTATCAAGCGTGGTCTGTCCGAGTCCGAAGAGCCGAACCAGCCAGCCTGATCGCCGCCTCGAGGTCCGGCCCCAGCGGCGACCCGGCGACGAAGCTGTCGGCGTGTTCCAACACGGCGTCGATGCGATCCGTCACGCCGTCGGGCGTCCCGGCGATACAGAAGGCGTCGATCATCCTCTCGGTCACGGCGGCGAACGCCGCTTCGAACTCGCCCGCCGAGATGTGTTCTCCGATCGTCGCCGCCGTCTCGCGGTCGATGTCGTGTCGATCCAACACCGGCGGGGCCGCTCCGGCAGCGATGAACGCCACGGCTGGCCGGGCGGCCTCGCGGGCTGCCTCGGCGTCTTCCGACAGCGAGACCGACGCGTAGGCGGCGAAATCGAACTCGCCGCGTTCGCCGGGGCGCTCCTCGAGGCCCGCATCGACCTGTTCGGCCGCCCACGCCATGTCCTTCGGGTGCGAGCCGTTGAACAGCAACCCGTCGGCGTGTTTCGCGGACATCCGGATCATGTGCGGTCCCTGGCCGCCGACGTAGACGGGGATCGTTTCGCTCGGCACGTCGAAGTTGAGCCCCGCGTCGACGGCCTCGAACGTGCCGTCGTGGTCGACGCGCTCGCCGTCGAAGAGGTCCTGGGCGAGTTTGAACGCCTCGAGTACCCGCCGGAGGGCGCCGTCGTGCTCGAAGCCGAGGTTCTCGATCGTGGAGCGGTCGCCCGGGCCGATCCCGTAGACCGCCCGGCCGTCGGCGGCCTCGTCGAGGGAGGCGACCCGGGAGGCGAGCGTCACCGGATGGGTCTCGTAGGGGTTCGCGATGCCCGGGCCGAGACGGACGTCGTCGGTTCGAGTCGCGATGCGATCCAGGGCGACGAAGGGATCGCGGTTGTTGTAGTGACAGGAGCTGAACACGGTGTCGAAGCCGTTCGACTCGGCGCGTTCGCCCAACTCGGCGATACGACTGACGGGATGTTCGGGGGTGAGTTCGATGCCTAACATGGGTGTACTCGGTCGGATCGGCCGGTGTTCGGGCCGTTCCCGGCGAGACGGGCGCGAGCGGATCGTATTCGTCGACCGCTGACAGCCGCGGTCCCTCGGGTGGATCGGATCATTCCCCGAAGTCCCACCCGCGGAGCGCTTCGCGGACGATATCGTCCGCCTCGCGGCGAAAGAGGTCGTCGCTGCTTGCGTGGTCGCCGAACGACCACCCGCGGACGACGACGGCGGGCGTCCCGCCGCCGCCCTCCCCGGCGACGAGGTTCGCGGCCGCGGCGAGTTCGTCGACGACCGCCTGGACGGTGACGCCAAGCTCTCGACCATCGCGGTCCGATTCGCCGCGCCAATCGCGGGCGGCGGGCAGTCCCGACCAGCCAACGGCGACGCCGCGCTGGCCGTACCTGAACGGCCGGCCGGACGTGTCGGTGACGACGACGGGGACGGAGAGCGCAGACGAGAGGCGCTCCGCCGAGTCCGCCGGGGACTCGGGCAACAACAGCAGGTCGGCGCCGGGGACGTTCGAGCGGTCGATGCCCGCGTTGACCGTGACGTGGCCGAACCGCGTCACGGCGAGCAGGAAGGGGGCCTCCGTCAGCAGCGCCTCGCTCTCCTCGAGGACCGCCTGGGCGAAACGCGGGTCTTTCCGCTCGCCCGCTACCGATTCGAGCCGATCGGCGATCGATTTGGCTCGCTCGGAGGCGGGGAACGCCGAGAGGTCGGCCTTTCGGCCCTCGGCCTTCGAGACGACGGTGCTCGCGACACAGAGGACGTCCCCGTCCTCGAAGTCGACCCGCTCTTCGATGAGACCGGCGAGGTCGTCGCCCTCGCGGATTTCCGGAAGCCCCTCGACCGCGAACGTCTCCATACGCCCACGAGGACCGCGACGAACAAAAAGGGGCGCGATACCGGAGACGGACCCGAAGCGACGGGGACAGGACGCGATCGGGTGTATATACCGCAGCGATCAGAGCGCGCCGCGCAACGCCTCGTTCATCGTCTCGACGGGCGCGTCCCGCCCCGTCCAGATTTCGAACGCCTCGACGCCCTGAAACAGCAGCATCCACGCGCCGTCGACGGTCGTCGCGCCGACCTCGGCGGCGTCGGCCAGCAGCCGCGTCTCCAGCGGCGCGTACACGGCGTCGAGC
The genomic region above belongs to Natronomonas moolapensis 8.8.11 and contains:
- the hisG gene encoding ATP phosphoribosyltransferase, whose protein sequence is MRIAVPNKGRLHEPALGLLERAGLHVQDGADRKLYADTVDPDVSVLFARAADIPEYVSDGAAALGITGLDQARESEVDLVDLLDLEFGTCRLVLASPEEGGVSAPEELSGGTVATEFPRITRRYFEGVGVSPDIVEVSGATELTPHVDIADAIVDITSTGTTLRMNRLSVVDDVLESSVRLFADPAVADDPKIDQIKTAFRSVLDADGKRYVMMNVPEGALEDVKDRIPGMGGPTVMDIAGEEKLAVHVVVDEREVFEVIPELKTAGASDILVTEIERLVP
- a CDS encoding lactate 2-monooxygenase, with protein sequence MSDSEEPTPGFGNQRVREIYRDGMYDDETPAYPVAYEDLREAAWENMDDAARAYVHGGSGTEETFERNRDFSAYRIMPRMLRGVADRSLSVELFGNTHEFPLMITPLGVQSLLHDEAESATARACAELDIPYTLSSLSSTPMEDVAETLGDTTKWFQFYWSSDRAVARSFLDRAEASGYDAIVLTVDAPTLGWRDRLLERGYYPFLEGEGVANYFSDPAFRDSLEAPPEADPEAAVDRFLEIFGDESLTWADLSFLRENTDLPIVLKGVLHPEDARLALQHGADAVQVSTHGGRQVDGSISAVEALPAVAEAVGDEVPVLFDSGVRRGSDAFKALGLGADTVMLGRPFAYGLAMAGQDGVEWVLENTLSELDLTMGLAGYDDVTDVGREALKHEQEL
- a CDS encoding serine/threonine-protein kinase — encoded protein: MIDDDRRDANRILSAALDDPKTVSKTELDRAVGLLDSDAERVRLGAAWGFGLVAETAPEKAVPYVSQIAAAVDASDPHAAAARALAYVAQSNPEAVERELRTLEESAARRCRKAMWGQFADRTVVEVPDGRDGPDGASTGRSDGDRWGWVGGGSTTAYDTDDGGDRRGPPTDRPVDPPAVDHEYDRYTPIETIHRGPTARTFKVVYHTPGGDIHPGLFKTFDPPGESFRPAFDRRIGMWDSVDGHDAILPVLGWGTTPDPWVVTACEPTTGVAALGEERRLAAAVWTLRTVADALRFAHERGVIHGALVPGAVVRSSILTEPGAWRYPRVTDWGYVGLLRAGRPPESIPGRYLAPEHVEPETYGAVDGATDVYGFGTVALEALAGDRGDVGDGRAPRNGEVALPADLERRLPDLGGFLRRCLATRKAERFGTAAAMAGAFDAATEDLDG
- a CDS encoding coenzyme F420-0:L-glutamate ligase — translated: METFAVEGLPEIREGDDLAGLIEERVDFEDGDVLCVASTVVSKAEGRKADLSAFPASERAKSIADRLESVAGERKDPRFAQAVLEESEALLTEAPFLLAVTRFGHVTVNAGIDRSNVPGADLLLLPESPADSAERLSSALSVPVVVTDTSGRPFRYGQRGVAVGWSGLPAARDWRGESDRDGRELGVTVQAVVDELAAAANLVAGEGGGGTPAVVVRGWSFGDHASSDDLFRREADDIVREALRGWDFGE
- a CDS encoding 5,10-methylenetetrahydromethanopterin reductase, which gives rise to MLGIELTPEHPVSRIAELGERAESNGFDTVFSSCHYNNRDPFVALDRIATRTDDVRLGPGIANPYETHPVTLASRVASLDEAADGRAVYGIGPGDRSTIENLGFEHDGALRRVLEAFKLAQDLFDGERVDHDGTFEAVDAGLNFDVPSETIPVYVGGQGPHMIRMSAKHADGLLFNGSHPKDMAWAAEQVDAGLEERPGERGEFDFAAYASVSLSEDAEAAREAARPAVAFIAAGAAPPVLDRHDIDRETAATIGEHISAGEFEAAFAAVTERMIDAFCIAGTPDGVTDRIDAVLEHADSFVAGSPLGPDLEAAIRLAGSALRTRTDHA
- a CDS encoding DUF7573 domain-containing protein — encoded protein: MDDASLEEFLGSSERADRDDPADGDGSTGRDEREGADGSEPADRTASEDAADSDTDAANATPGTASESDPGPDAAQSAYGWTPGGAECAACGATVRRRWRDDGRFVCADCKAW